The following are from one region of the Syngnathus acus chromosome 10, fSynAcu1.2, whole genome shotgun sequence genome:
- the exosc3 gene encoding exosome complex component RRP40 yields the protein MLSRLKAKVGSVLLPGDEFCLDTTAKADTISLAGPSKADNVLCGPGLRRSGDRLLAYKSGLLRHKEPNMFWLDAQHKRYVPAKGETVIGIVTAKSGDVFKVDVGGSEQASLSYLAFEGATKRNRPNVQVGDLLFAQLIVANKDMEAELVCVDSAGRANGMGVFGAGGFLFRVSLALARRLLAPHSDLRAELEQLFPCEMVVGMNGRLWVKSSSVRRTLVLANLLESCENMTPAQRRQIFSRLAQGAL from the exons ATGTTGTCTCGATTAAAAGCCAAAGTGGGCTCGGTTCTGCTGCCGGGAGACGAGTTCTGCTTGGACACGACAGCCAAGGCCGACACTATCTCGCTAGCGGGCCCTTCCAAGGCGGACAATGTGCTTTGCGGGCCCGGGCTGCGGCGCAGTGGCGACCGGCTGTTGGCGTATAAAAGCGGACTTCTGCGACACAAAGAGCCAAACATGTTCTGGCTGGACGCCCAGCACAAGAGG TACGTTCCAGCCAAAGGAGAGACGGTCATCGGCATCGTGACGGCCAAGTCGGGCGACGTGTTCAAGGTGGACGTCGGCGGAAGCGAGCAGGCGTCTTTGTCCTACTTGGCCTTCGAAGGCGCCACCAAGAGGAACCGACCTAATGTCCAG GTGGGCGACCTGTTGTTTGCGCAACTGATAGTCGCCAACAAGGACATGGAGGCAGAGCTTGTTTGCGTGGACAGTGCAGGACGGGCCAATGGGATGGGAGTGTTTGGAGCAGGTGGTTTCCTCTTCAGGGTCTCGCTGGCTCTTGCCAGACG GTTGTTGGCCCCCCACAGCGATTTGCGGGCAGAGCTGGAGCAGCTGTTCCCGTGCGAGATGGTGGTGGGGATGAACGGTCGTCTGTGGGTCAAGTCTTCGAGTGTCCGCCGGACGCTGGTCTTAGCCAACCTGCTGGAGAGTTGCGAGAACATGACGCCTGCCCAGAGGCGCCAGATCTTTAGCAGACTGGCCCAGGGGGCACTCTAG